A single region of the Nicotiana sylvestris chromosome 6, ASM39365v2, whole genome shotgun sequence genome encodes:
- the LOC138870281 gene encoding uncharacterized protein yields MTNTWYETVLLGRPEGAPPLTWDEFTKLFKNHFLPDSLMQQYARDFERLVQTPDMDVSTYNTKFFKQAIYAPHLMPTEETRVQRFVDELIGRLYTAVALQMKTLSYSNVVDLARKIENKGREERTSSDLRKKAKTRGAFSGGFGENRRAGNQGQQQGSQTGTHMSSQFTYRPHYREGATGTGNRGRGARESNTVNQGQGNAGRGQARVFAFTRQDAQASNAVVTVATPVGESLLAEYVYRVYQIRVEGRDTLADLIVLDMIDFDMLMGMDWLSSCSAIVDCHAKIVKFEIPNEPSFNLRGSQVPETCKIVSFMKTQQLLKKGCLGLLTIVTDTRKETVSIENLPVVREFSDVFLEDLPGLPPVREIDFSIDLLPNSQPISIPPYRMALADLRELKQQLQDLLDKGFIN; encoded by the exons ATGACTAACACATGGTATGAAACGGTATTGCTAGGAAGGCCAGAAGGAGCACCACCACTGACATGGGATGAGTTCACTAAGTTGTTCAAGAATCATTTTCTTCCAGACAGTCTGATGCAACAATATGCTAGAGACTTTGAGAGATTGGTTCAGACTCCAGATATGGATGTGTCAACATATAACACTAAGTTCTTTAAGCAGGCTATATATGCTCCTCACTTAATGCCTACCGAAGAAACTCGAGTTCAGAGGTTTGTTGATGAATTAATTGGTCGTCTATACACTGCAGTAGCCCTACAGATGAAGACGTTATCCTACTCTAATGTAGTCGACCTTGCTAGAAAGATTGAAAATAAGGGACGTGAGGAGCGTACATCTAGTGATTTACGTAAGAAGGCCAAGACAAGAGGGGCTTTCAGTGGTGGTTTTGGTGAAAATAGAAGAGCAGGAAATCAGGGACAACAACAGGGTTCTCAGACAGGGACACACATGTCTTCACAGTTCACATATAGACCACATTACAGAGAAG GTGCTACAGGTACAGGAAATAGAGGTCGAGGTGCTAGAGAGAGTAATACTGTGAATCAAGGACAAGGGAAtgctggtagaggtcaggcgagagtttttgcatttactagaCAGGATGCTCAGGCCTCGAATGCAGTGGTGACGG TTGCTACTCCTGTTGGAGAATCTCTATTAGCTGAATACGTGTATCGTGTTTATCAGATTCGGGTTGAGGGTAGAGATACTCTAGCTGACCTTATTgtacttgatatgattgactttgacatgctaatgggaatggattggttatcttcttgCTCTGCTATAGTCGATTGTCATGCAAAGATAGTTAAGTTTGAGATACCAAATGAACCCAGTTTTAATCTAAGAGGGAGTCAAGTTCCAGAGACTTGCAAAATTGTATCTTTTATGAAGACTCAACAACTTCTAAAGAAAGGTTGCTTGGGTCTCTTAACTATTGTAACTGATACAAGAAAGGAAACAGTTAGTATAGAAAATTTACCAGTAGTGAGagaattttctgatgtatttcttGAGGATTTACCAGGATTGCCTCCAGTACGAGAAATAGACTTTAGCATTGATTTGCTACCTAACTCACAACCCATATCGATACCCCCATATCGAATGGCACTAGCAGATTTGAGAGAGCTAAAGCAACAGTTACAGGATTTgttagataagggttttattaattag